From the Luteolibacter arcticus genome, one window contains:
- a CDS encoding DEAD/DEAH box helicase: MEITEDWVRGLTGWKPFKEGKTMADQGLVAGLKRSADGNLIQGTMREGKLALRPIVKIAGPSDVNVQCGCPDHRATGGVCAHAVAVLLSAIAGEKKPAAGASPQQAAKAPAFVPMAWQVRLSPRLESEWLEGKLSVRLLPAAGEPITAADAAISAWLADRGQAASGSAPLALRVAGEDAAALLDRLAGHPRAEIDGRPGPFRLDSDPGPPLRLADSRLEGSQVSLDLDPGETRRKLVRWGSSPAFVGAGTAARLPAASGRPGWFERVANLASQGKLRLPVAEFLADLDAWLDLFEAPHPGWLGSLRFASADPDFVLDLEGSLEALEATLSVRYPGLSARALPDPGDDFPGLPAIAPDGHLQARQIDAEEAARHLLVIAGFEPSQRRARFQLRGRDAIFGFIADDLPALRQRWTVREGERFATVLKRVHVVRPEIEQKADFGSSLAFELSFQTTGGQRIPGPEMRRLLGGGKRRVTLKSGAELVLSRTCEELFQPLVSEIGIGRPDEEIRLSGAASILFQNLREKLRNPLSKSSSDNSNKNEYEIISNAGLKAKLRPYQTQGSSWLTDRLNRLGGALLADEMGLGKTLQTIASINHFKQHSSEPAEPTLVVAPTSLIGNWLAELERFAPDLKCLGFHGTGRDRLRDQISGVDVIVTSYGTLVRDLAFHLQREYRLIVADEASLLRNPDAEISKALAKVRAGGRIALTGTPVENRIQDLWAIFRFVAPGYLGDRKEFKERYEPASTDPKASAGLLERLRLRISPFVLRRTKEQVAKDLPDKIEIDEWLTLADDQAALYASLARSGLDELERIREQQGEGAGKMHLLTLLLRLRQTCVDPGLLEIPGRKDSNSAKIDRLLELLGERFENGGKTLIFSQFAKNLRRIENRLQSDFGKVFCLDGTTRNRQSLVDAFQSEPGPAVFLISLKAGGYGLNLTAADAVVHLDPWWNPAVEAQATDRAHRIGQTRPVTVYRLMTRDTVEERVRRMQDRKRALIDAATGDGDDSAPMNWTSGELEGLLR, encoded by the coding sequence ATGGAGATCACGGAAGACTGGGTGAGGGGACTGACCGGCTGGAAGCCGTTCAAGGAGGGCAAGACGATGGCCGACCAAGGGCTGGTCGCCGGCCTCAAGCGATCTGCCGACGGGAATCTCATCCAGGGCACCATGCGCGAAGGAAAGCTAGCGCTCCGGCCGATTGTGAAAATCGCCGGCCCTAGCGACGTCAACGTCCAGTGCGGCTGCCCGGACCATCGCGCCACCGGCGGGGTCTGCGCCCACGCGGTCGCCGTGCTCCTGTCCGCCATCGCCGGCGAAAAGAAGCCGGCGGCTGGCGCATCGCCCCAGCAAGCGGCCAAGGCCCCCGCCTTCGTTCCCATGGCGTGGCAAGTCCGGCTTTCCCCGCGCCTTGAATCCGAGTGGCTGGAGGGAAAGCTCTCGGTCCGCCTCCTGCCCGCCGCCGGGGAACCCATCACCGCGGCCGATGCTGCCATCAGCGCTTGGCTGGCCGACCGCGGCCAAGCGGCATCCGGCTCCGCACCGCTCGCCCTGCGCGTCGCCGGGGAAGACGCCGCGGCGTTGCTCGACCGCCTGGCCGGCCACCCGCGGGCGGAGATCGACGGCCGGCCGGGCCCCTTCCGGCTCGATTCGGATCCCGGCCCGCCGCTTCGTTTGGCCGATAGTCGCTTGGAGGGCTCACAGGTCTCTCTGGATCTCGACCCAGGCGAAACACGCCGGAAGCTGGTCCGCTGGGGTTCGAGTCCGGCCTTCGTCGGGGCAGGAACCGCAGCCCGGCTACCGGCAGCCTCGGGCCGTCCCGGCTGGTTCGAGCGCGTGGCGAATCTGGCCAGCCAGGGGAAACTCCGCCTGCCCGTCGCCGAGTTTCTGGCTGATCTCGATGCTTGGCTCGATCTGTTTGAAGCACCCCATCCCGGCTGGCTCGGCAGCCTGCGCTTCGCCAGTGCCGACCCGGACTTCGTCCTCGATCTTGAGGGCTCGCTCGAGGCCCTTGAGGCCACCCTCTCCGTCCGCTACCCCGGCCTGTCCGCCCGAGCGCTGCCCGACCCGGGCGACGACTTTCCCGGCCTGCCCGCCATCGCTCCCGATGGCCACCTCCAGGCCCGACAGATCGACGCCGAGGAGGCCGCCCGGCATCTGCTGGTGATCGCCGGTTTCGAGCCCTCCCAGCGCCGCGCCCGGTTCCAACTGCGCGGTCGCGACGCCATCTTCGGCTTCATCGCCGACGATCTCCCTGCCCTCCGCCAGCGCTGGACCGTGCGGGAAGGGGAGCGCTTCGCGACCGTCCTCAAGCGCGTCCACGTCGTCCGTCCAGAGATCGAACAGAAGGCAGATTTCGGCTCTTCACTGGCGTTTGAATTGTCGTTTCAGACCACCGGAGGCCAGCGCATTCCCGGCCCCGAAATGCGCCGTCTCCTCGGCGGCGGCAAGCGCCGCGTGACCCTCAAAAGCGGCGCGGAACTGGTGCTGAGCCGGACTTGCGAGGAACTCTTCCAGCCACTGGTTTCCGAGATCGGGATCGGCCGACCGGATGAGGAAATCCGGCTTTCTGGAGCTGCGTCAATCCTTTTCCAGAATTTACGGGAAAAACTCCGTAATCCACTCTCTAAAAGCTCGTCGGATAACTCGAACAAGAATGAATACGAAATCATTTCAAACGCCGGTCTTAAGGCCAAGTTGAGACCCTACCAAACCCAAGGATCCTCGTGGCTCACCGATCGTTTGAATCGCCTCGGCGGTGCATTGCTGGCGGATGAAATGGGTTTGGGGAAGACACTCCAAACAATTGCTTCCATCAATCATTTCAAGCAGCATTCCAGCGAGCCCGCGGAGCCCACATTGGTGGTCGCGCCGACATCCTTGATTGGGAACTGGCTGGCGGAGCTGGAGCGGTTTGCACCGGACCTGAAATGCCTCGGATTCCATGGCACCGGCCGGGATCGACTGCGGGATCAGATTTCGGGGGTGGATGTGATTGTCACAAGTTATGGAACCTTGGTCCGCGACCTGGCCTTTCACCTCCAGAGGGAGTACCGGCTGATCGTCGCCGACGAGGCGAGCCTGCTGCGGAATCCGGATGCGGAGATCAGCAAGGCCCTCGCCAAGGTCCGGGCCGGCGGCCGGATCGCCCTGACCGGCACCCCGGTCGAAAACCGGATTCAGGACCTCTGGGCCATCTTCCGGTTCGTGGCACCCGGATACCTGGGCGACCGCAAGGAGTTCAAGGAGCGCTACGAGCCCGCCTCGACCGATCCGAAGGCGTCCGCCGGACTGCTGGAGCGGCTGAGGCTGCGGATTTCGCCCTTCGTCCTGCGCCGGACCAAGGAGCAGGTCGCCAAGGATCTCCCGGACAAGATCGAGATCGATGAGTGGCTGACGCTCGCCGACGACCAAGCCGCGCTATACGCGAGCCTAGCGAGATCCGGACTCGATGAACTGGAGCGCATCCGCGAGCAGCAAGGCGAGGGGGCCGGCAAGATGCATTTGCTGACCCTGCTCCTGCGTCTGCGGCAAACCTGCGTCGATCCCGGGCTCTTGGAGATCCCGGGACGGAAGGATTCAAACAGTGCCAAGATCGATCGTTTGCTTGAGTTGCTCGGAGAGCGCTTCGAGAACGGTGGCAAAACGCTAATATTCAGCCAATTCGCCAAGAACTTACGCCGAATCGAGAATCGCCTCCAAAGTGACTTCGGGAAGGTATTTTGTCTCGATGGCACCACCCGGAACCGTCAATCCTTGGTCGATGCCTTCCAGTCCGAGCCCGGTCCGGCCGTGTTTTTGATCAGCCTCAAGGCTGGCGGCTACGGCCTCAACCTGACCGCCGCCGACGCCGTCGTACACCTCGACCCGTGGTGGAATCCCGCCGTCGAAGCCCAGGCCACCGACCGAGCCCACCGGATCGGCCAGACCCGGCCCGTGACCGTTTACCGCCTGATGACCCGCGACACCGTCGAGGAACGCGTCCGCCGCATGCAGGACAGGAAGCGCGCCCTGATCGACGCCGCCACAGGCGACGGAGACGACAGCGCGCCGATGAATTGGACCAGCGGCGAACTCGAAGGGCTCCTGCGATGA
- a CDS encoding rolling circle replication-associated protein: protein MRDYSPPNWLTVAGVSKKRKAIERKGLPSFKNWRFITLTLDPELFEQCPLSGYLQGKDHMRRFLFACRGAGLWSDDAKWCWKMEFQANGWVHWHLLVERKSKFTHDELRDIARFWGLGRTNVERVNVRDFLYSFKYAFKAVYQVDQDGTDSRNVAPEWFLDYHSSRLVTVTDEDGTRRKVSKPVTFARVRFWQTSKGFYTGLQIEDERPAIEPKSALVPFPARVAAERLERSVQVVSRDAGGNYKSSAVITLAMSKGRFWHLASWHTAHGAAVGLAVGSFAVPAFIVQQNTTSCLIAPLIRENRLSLPAAERLRQEGTHLRTS from the coding sequence GTGCGCGACTACAGCCCGCCGAACTGGCTGACCGTCGCCGGCGTCTCCAAGAAGCGGAAGGCCATCGAGCGCAAAGGCCTGCCCTCGTTCAAAAACTGGCGCTTCATCACGCTCACTCTCGACCCTGAACTTTTCGAGCAATGCCCCCTTTCCGGCTACCTCCAAGGCAAGGACCACATGCGGCGCTTCCTGTTCGCCTGCCGCGGTGCCGGCCTGTGGAGCGACGACGCCAAATGGTGCTGGAAGATGGAGTTCCAGGCAAACGGCTGGGTTCACTGGCACTTGCTCGTCGAGCGGAAATCGAAGTTCACGCATGACGAACTGCGCGACATCGCCCGCTTTTGGGGCCTCGGCCGGACCAACGTCGAACGGGTCAACGTCCGGGATTTCCTCTACTCGTTCAAATACGCTTTCAAGGCCGTCTACCAAGTTGACCAGGACGGCACCGATTCCCGCAACGTCGCGCCCGAGTGGTTCCTTGATTACCACTCGTCGCGGCTCGTCACTGTCACCGACGAAGACGGCACCCGCCGGAAGGTCAGCAAGCCCGTTACCTTTGCCCGCGTCCGCTTCTGGCAGACTTCGAAGGGCTTTTACACCGGTCTTCAGATCGAAGACGAGCGGCCCGCCATCGAGCCGAAATCGGCCTTGGTCCCCTTCCCCGCTCGCGTCGCCGCGGAACGGTTAGAGCGCTCCGTTCAAGTCGTCTCCCGCGATGCCGGGGGCAACTACAAGTCGAGCGCGGTCATCACTCTTGCCATGTCCAAGGGCCGATTCTGGCACCTCGCGTCATGGCATACAGCCCACGGAGCGGCAGTCGGGCTCGCCGTGGGTTCCTTCGCTGTCCCGGCCTTCATCGTACAACAAAACACAACGTCATGTCTGATCGCACCCCTGATACGGGAAAACCGCCTGTCGCTTCCAGCAGCCGAGAGATTGCGTCAGGAGGGAACCCATTTGCGAACCTCCTGA
- a CDS encoding major capsid protein, whose translation MKTLQYWAQRASLALALMFALVTEQAHAAFDAADVVTEITTAQTSADTILQAAIGLAILFMAYKIFKRALGKV comes from the coding sequence ATGAAAACACTGCAATACTGGGCACAGCGTGCCTCCCTTGCCCTCGCGCTTATGTTCGCGCTCGTCACCGAGCAAGCGCATGCCGCGTTCGATGCCGCCGACGTGGTCACCGAGATCACGACGGCTCAGACGTCCGCCGATACCATCCTGCAAGCGGCGATCGGGTTGGCCATTCTCTTCATGGCCTACAAGATCTTCAAGCGGGCTCTTGGCAAGGTCTAA
- a CDS encoding thrombospondin type 3 repeat-containing protein, which yields MTVATGTSTVAVSMAGSVAAQTSGPIVNASADLVADTMKITKVTNYTAGGVYYGTPVYINPVQVEGAFSFWVDVGGPADFDGDGTPDSTDSDDDNDGRPDESDDFPKNANEKDDTDNDGTGDNADLDDDNDGTPDLQDDAPYDPLKTWNDRDSDGIRDSEDKFPDNWKESGDNDDDGVGDNTDADDDNDGIGDQGDENPKTPDVRPGITPVPSGNQGDGQGNPGTGDGSGGPGPQPGPGPGPGETDEFGQGQSTNSDETGAFKPGVGHDVAGSVSGAKGIVGNKIGSFRPFGSGAIPSTTTYVMQLPLGGFGDRTYTFHFDESPWTLIRSLMLLVVVYVVGRDCFERLSI from the coding sequence GTGACCGTCGCAACTGGAACGTCCACCGTTGCCGTCAGCATGGCGGGAAGTGTCGCCGCGCAAACGAGCGGCCCAATCGTCAATGCCTCTGCGGATCTCGTCGCCGACACGATGAAAATCACGAAGGTCACCAACTACACGGCGGGCGGTGTCTACTACGGGACACCCGTTTACATCAATCCCGTGCAAGTCGAGGGGGCTTTCTCCTTTTGGGTTGATGTGGGCGGGCCTGCCGATTTCGATGGCGACGGTACTCCCGACAGCACCGATAGCGATGACGACAACGACGGCCGGCCGGATGAGTCGGACGACTTCCCAAAGAATGCAAATGAGAAGGACGACACCGACAACGACGGCACTGGCGACAATGCCGACCTTGATGACGACAACGACGGCACTCCCGACCTTCAGGACGATGCTCCGTATGATCCTTTGAAAACTTGGAACGATCGCGATAGCGATGGCATTCGCGACAGCGAGGACAAGTTTCCTGATAACTGGAAAGAGAGCGGCGACAACGACGACGACGGGGTTGGCGACAACACCGACGCCGACGACGACAACGACGGAATTGGAGACCAAGGGGACGAGAATCCCAAGACTCCCGACGTTCGCCCAGGTATCACGCCTGTCCCCTCCGGCAATCAGGGAGACGGTCAAGGAAACCCCGGGACGGGTGATGGATCGGGAGGCCCCGGGCCTCAACCCGGCCCCGGTCCCGGCCCCGGTGAAACCGACGAATTCGGCCAAGGCCAGTCTACTAACAGTGACGAAACGGGAGCTTTTAAACCCGGCGTCGGCCACGACGTGGCCGGTTCGGTTAGTGGGGCCAAGGGCATCGTCGGGAACAAGATTGGCAGCTTCCGTCCATTTGGCTCGGGTGCCATTCCTAGCACGACCACCTATGTCATGCAGCTCCCGCTAGGGGGCTTTGGAGATCGAACGTATACGTTCCATTTCGATGAGTCTCCGTGGACGCTCATCCGTTCTCTCATGCTTCTGGTTGTCGTCTACGTTGTCGGCCGTGATTGCTTTGAACGTCTTTCCATCTGA
- a CDS encoding zonular occludens toxin domain-containing protein: MIQLVTGDLGSGKTLYTSMLMFDALCQGRIVVTNIKVVWEEMALLAARLRGVVLDERQLIRVNPEEDRNWHRVIPWGSTVPIEAYFDEIHLIYNARDWQKTGTENKGLVSFHSQSRKAKVNVTYIVQEKETMEKQFRALAEYELAIVSSDHVPLGWIVKLFPRCFIVKVISVKKGTLLGRRWRRYDKRFFRVYDSFSFLDKEMGDLSDEVTRVDPFKLTRVPFYRRWWMDISEPFRVARLRFENWKAGRATNRKAARRPSVVEVATADSEG; the protein is encoded by the coding sequence ATGATTCAGCTTGTTACCGGTGACCTTGGTTCGGGCAAGACGCTTTACACGTCCATGCTCATGTTTGACGCCCTCTGTCAGGGTCGGATCGTCGTCACCAACATCAAGGTCGTTTGGGAGGAAATGGCCCTTCTCGCGGCTCGCTTGCGTGGTGTCGTGCTCGATGAGCGCCAGCTCATCCGGGTGAATCCCGAAGAGGATCGCAACTGGCATCGTGTGATTCCGTGGGGCTCAACTGTTCCAATCGAGGCTTACTTTGATGAGATCCACTTGATCTATAACGCCCGCGACTGGCAGAAAACCGGCACCGAGAACAAGGGCTTGGTTTCCTTCCATTCACAAAGCCGCAAGGCCAAGGTGAACGTGACTTACATCGTTCAGGAAAAGGAAACGATGGAGAAGCAATTCCGGGCGCTCGCCGAGTATGAGCTTGCAATTGTTAGCTCCGATCACGTCCCGCTCGGTTGGATCGTGAAGCTCTTCCCGCGATGCTTCATCGTGAAGGTCATCAGCGTGAAGAAAGGCACCTTGTTAGGCCGTCGCTGGCGTCGATACGACAAGCGGTTTTTCCGCGTCTACGATTCGTTTTCGTTCCTCGACAAAGAGATGGGCGATCTATCCGACGAGGTAACCCGCGTCGATCCCTTCAAGCTCACGCGTGTTCCATTCTATCGCCGTTGGTGGATGGACATTTCCGAGCCCTTCCGCGTGGCTCGTCTTCGCTTCGAGAACTGGAAGGCAGGTCGTGCAACGAATCGCAAGGCGGCCCGCAGGCCTTCCGTGGTCGAAGTTGCAACCGCCGACAGCGAGGGTTGA